TATCTCGAAGGACCATctcacatcagcaaaaaaaagagagactaAACCGTAGAACATTGAATGAGAGACTCATCATCAAGACCATGAATTACGGGGAGAAGCGTTTTGGAGGACCTCAAGGAAGAGAGTTTCATCGCAAGAGATACAAAGCTTGGAATCTCCCGAAGTGAAATCATCGTACACTTCGTCTTTTGATTGATCAAGCAAAGCTCTGATGATGGGATCGTGAAGCAGCGTGATCTTGATCACGAATCTCTTGTAACTCTCCTCTTCTTTGCCTACGTACACCACTAGGTGTCCTTTTGGTACATCATGGGGTATATGAGGTTCCTCCCCAGCGGCCTTGTGCTTGGCTACTCTGGTAGACATGTGCTTCCATGCCTTTGTGATCAGCTTGCTCTTCTTCATCATGTTGTTAGAGAgtgagatgagagagagagagagacgtttTAGCTGCGGGGTTAGTGTGAGATGAAATGTAAAGAGGTACTAGTGTCgtacgtgtatatatatacacaaagtCACAAACATAGGTCcactatatatttttgtgtatatattACATGGATGAATAAGTACGGTTAATGATATGTTTGGACCATGTCGTCGTCTTTTTCAATAATACATTATCtacatttttcttttgataaagatcTACATTAGTTACTTATCCTGAACATTGTTCCATTATGTACTTATACTACCAAGAAATATATCAGATTAATATGTCGAACGTACGTTAAGATATATATCTTGtacattaaatatatgttaacctgattataataagttttttactTTGTGATGATCGATGATATATATGATCAATTATCGTAATTTGAGGGATTGGTTTACCAGGACGTTACCAGGACGACTGTTAGTAACTATATACAAAGTACTTAACTATTTTTGCCTGGTGAGAGACAATTTAAATCGTACATAAAACATTATCATATCATATGACACCTACTTAAAATCAGAAACTAATACAAAAATTTGTGTCGTTTTTTATCAAGTCAACTACGGCCATGCTGTACTTTGACATACGAAATCGTACGAACATGCATCTTGCCCTTTCCCAATGGACTCACCCTTTAATAATTGCTTCACTTGGTTtattattttgtctttttaatttttatcggCATGGCACATTGGCACTCAGCTATTGCGCAACTAAAGATAATATTAATCTATATGTGTGTGAGTTTGCCCATAATACACACAGGAGACCGTAAATGCTGTACACGCATCTCCGTTTATAGACAGGTATGCTTAATTAGTGGTAGACTCACTTTAATTAGGTTATTGTTCATTTTTAATCTTATTTTCAAATccaatttataaacattttggTACCATTTTCATTAAAAGTCAAACAAATAATGTTATTAATACAAGTCAGATGcgaacaaaacatatatatatatgcaaatatCTTCAATTGGTCCTACTTATTTCCAAAGTAAGAAATAAcataatctaatatattaatgaTATAGGACTATTCTATGCATTGTCAACTAACTGATTTTGAGTTGAAAGTTCATACCCACAAATCGGGTGATTCATAtagttttgttaatttttattatctaaatattaaacaaataactAAACGCATAGACATAAATACTttggtttttgataaaagaggAGATGCATTTTTCTTGAAGCTGTGAAAAACTGAAAATAGAGTGGGTCCCATGGCTTGATTAAATGTAGGAGAAAGATAAGATCTAAAAGAGATGACAGACGAGATAAGATTCTTGGACAAAGTGCAATTCGATTTGTGTAATCATCGGAAATGTGGAGTTTAAAAGCATAttaaattctaaatttgtaaGATTATGATGtattcatataatatatactccacaaattaaaaagaaaatatttataaattgaagTTAAACTGACACTGTTATTTAATTCGAACGGCCaatttgtttagttggattttAGTATTTTACCATTGTGGTGTGTCACTTGCAGTTACCAAAAATCAACTTAGTGCTAAAATATCACAATTATCAAACTGCTTAATGAATTTAATCCGAACCGATTTGTAGTGCTGGATTTCACCATCGTAATGTGTCACTGGTGATTACCAAATTTTTAACATACATGATACACCTATAGTATTGTATAC
This genomic window from Brassica napus cultivar Da-Ae unplaced genomic scaffold, Da-Ae ScsIHWf_236;HRSCAF=403, whole genome shotgun sequence contains:
- the LOC106424039 gene encoding indole-3-acetic acid-induced protein ARG7; the protein is MMKKSKLITKAWKHMSTRVAKHKAAGEEPHIPHDVPKGHLVVYVGKEEESYKRFVIKITLLHDPIIRALLDQSKDEVYDDFTSGDSKLCISCDETLFLEVLQNASPRNSWS